The Antedon mediterranea chromosome 11, ecAntMedi1.1, whole genome shotgun sequence genome window below encodes:
- the LOC140062700 gene encoding uncharacterized protein: MSVSGRTSELMKHNTTTEDDQSQYHCQYISSSLYANQTVIEKLDVMYPLCETTITSINSDKTVSISCSAKGGNPRPELQWYRNGVKLSKNSGKSTYYDVLKRLLTYEDEQAVFVCKAEGLAVDGKQTCSVNLNVRPEVIITYTTISFEVGDSLEFKCRVMTPWKIIDYVWKTNNTLVTTSGYSFILTDDKTVLIINNLKSSDTDVEIKCQVTTASGLTGSDSVTISLSDRESDWLFVVLFAGGIIFMFIFISVCQKKQEKASVATILETLQTPNQSNADIQNIVSQENPTLTYDQTDDERGSSLVAIINSSSEESSEAETERVTQSPTPSNESTGNQTSDVDEDSSIGSFCSFYSFDDEDTE; encoded by the coding sequence ATGTCGGTTAGTGGAAGAACAAGTGAGTTGATGAAACATAATACTACTACTGAGGATGATCAAAGTCAGTATCATTGCCAGTATATTTCTTCCTCGTTATACGCTAATCAAACGGTTATCGAGAAGTTGGACGTTATGTATCCATTATGTGAAACGACTATAACGTCCATAAACAGTGATAAAACTGTCTCAATATCATGTAGTGCAAAAGGAGGCAACCCAAGACCAGAATTACAATGGTACAGAAACGGAGTCAAACTATCAAAAAATAGCGGTAAGTCCACATACTACGACGTGTTAAAACGTTTATTGACTTATGAAGATGAACAAGCAGTGTTTGTGTGTAAAGCTGAGGGATTGGCTGTTGACGGAAAACAAACATGTAGTGTGAACTTAAATGTTCGTCCAGAAGTCATAATAACTTACACAACAATTTCTTTCGAGGTTGGAGATTCTCTAGAATTTAAATGTAGAGTAATGACTCCGTGGAAGATCATAGATTACGTTTGGAAAACCAATAACACGTTGGTGACTACGTCAGGCTATAGTTTTATTCTAACAGATGACAAGACAGTgctcataattaataatttaaaatcgaGTGACACAGACGTAGAAATAAAATGTCAAGTGACAACGGCATCAGGTCTAACCGGTAGTGATTCAGTAACAATTTCACTAAGTGACCGTGAATCAGATTggttatttgttgttttatttgctggAGGAATCatctttatgtttatttttatatcagTATGTCAGAAAAAACAAGAGAAAGCATCAGTCGCCACAATACTTGAAACACTTCAAACGCCCAATCAATCAAACGCTGACATACAAAACATTGTTTCCCAAGAAAATCCTACCTTAACATATGACCAAACAGATGATGAACGTGGGTCATCATTAGTTGCCATCATTAATAGTAGCAGTGAAGAATCGTCAGAAGCCGAAACTGAACGTGTAACACAAAGTCCAACGCCTTCGAACGAATCTACAGGGAATCAGACGTCCGACGTTGATGAAGACAGTAGCATTGGCAGCTTTTGTAGTTTCTATAGTTTTGATGACGAAGATACCGAATAA